A single region of the Zonotrichia albicollis isolate bZonAlb1 chromosome 16, bZonAlb1.hap1, whole genome shotgun sequence genome encodes:
- the IGSF6 gene encoding immunoglobulin superfamily member 6 isoform X1: MASFNKFKNVLMLAFDWILYGAAGVAGHCRVTVAQPRFQQADSSMNVTLPCSFSASGCSSAQPEVLWFRFLTNTHQGLCTPDCTDHQKYKVHSEGNNIFLQIKDLAEDDSAVYICGIAFSDSSPLSKQTGDGTVLTVTGSGKQLSHGKLISMTIASTLLFLYSSAVLISFVVYKLKPKLRKKSGKDQTTENCKINSGRKIFQAIAQELQKQRYAQHHQQPEDLEDDTVYQNR; the protein is encoded by the exons ATGGCATCTTTcaacaaatttaaaaatgtgcTAATGCTGGCGTTTGACTGGATCCTGTATGGTGCTG CAGGTGTTGCAGGTCACTGCCGCGTCACTGTGGCCCAGCCCAGGTTTCAGCAGGCTGACTCCTCCATGAAcgtgaccctgccctgctccttctcTGCCTCTGGATGCTCCTCAGCCCAACCTGAAGTTCTGTGGTTTCGCTTTTTAACTAACACACATCAGGGTTTGTGTACTCCTGACTGCACAGATCATCAGAAGTATAAAGTACATTCAGAAGGAAATAACATCTTTCTTCAGATCAAAGATCTGGCTGAAGATGACAGCGCTGTTTATATCTGTGGAATAGCATTTTCAGACTCATCACCCCTTTCGAAACAAACAGGAGATGGAACAGTACTAACAGTAACAG GATCAGGAAAGCAGCTCAGCCATGGAAAACTCATCTCCATGACCATTGCTTCAACTTTACTGTTCCtgtacagctctgctgtgctcatTTCCTTTGTGGTCTACAAG tTAAAACCAAAGCTCCGAAAGAAAAGTGGGAAAGACCAAACAACAGAGAACTGT AAAATAAATAGCGGCCGAAAAATTTTTCAAGCAATTGCtcaagagcttcaaaagcagagATATGCTCAACACCACCAACAGCCT GAGGATTTGGAAGATGACACTGTTTATCAGAACAGATGA
- the IGSF6 gene encoding immunoglobulin superfamily member 6 isoform X2, whose protein sequence is MASFNKFKNVLMLAFDWILYGAGVAGHCRVTVAQPRFQQADSSMNVTLPCSFSASGCSSAQPEVLWFRFLTNTHQGLCTPDCTDHQKYKVHSEGNNIFLQIKDLAEDDSAVYICGIAFSDSSPLSKQTGDGTVLTVTGSGKQLSHGKLISMTIASTLLFLYSSAVLISFVVYKLKPKLRKKSGKDQTTENCKINSGRKIFQAIAQELQKQRYAQHHQQPEDLEDDTVYQNR, encoded by the exons ATGGCATCTTTcaacaaatttaaaaatgtgcTAATGCTGGCGTTTGACTGGATCCTGTATGGTGCTG GTGTTGCAGGTCACTGCCGCGTCACTGTGGCCCAGCCCAGGTTTCAGCAGGCTGACTCCTCCATGAAcgtgaccctgccctgctccttctcTGCCTCTGGATGCTCCTCAGCCCAACCTGAAGTTCTGTGGTTTCGCTTTTTAACTAACACACATCAGGGTTTGTGTACTCCTGACTGCACAGATCATCAGAAGTATAAAGTACATTCAGAAGGAAATAACATCTTTCTTCAGATCAAAGATCTGGCTGAAGATGACAGCGCTGTTTATATCTGTGGAATAGCATTTTCAGACTCATCACCCCTTTCGAAACAAACAGGAGATGGAACAGTACTAACAGTAACAG GATCAGGAAAGCAGCTCAGCCATGGAAAACTCATCTCCATGACCATTGCTTCAACTTTACTGTTCCtgtacagctctgctgtgctcatTTCCTTTGTGGTCTACAAG tTAAAACCAAAGCTCCGAAAGAAAAGTGGGAAAGACCAAACAACAGAGAACTGT AAAATAAATAGCGGCCGAAAAATTTTTCAAGCAATTGCtcaagagcttcaaaagcagagATATGCTCAACACCACCAACAGCCT GAGGATTTGGAAGATGACACTGTTTATCAGAACAGATGA